Genomic window (Nitrospirales bacterium LBB_01):
AGTAATGATTCTCATGACGTTACCGCCACTTGCTCCTTCGCTAAGAAGAATACTATATATACTGTTTATTTTACCAGAGACCGGTATTAGGCCGCTGACTGAAGACTGTGCCTCAATGTCTTTTACTATGGCAAGCGGAGAAGTGCCTTGCAAAAGCATTAGGTTGTGGTTGGTGAGAATACCCCACAGCCGTCTTTCTTTCATTACCAGCAGGTGATGAATGTTATACCGGATCATTTTGAGAATAGCCTCGTAACAGTATTCCCCGGCATCTGAGCTAATGAGAGAACGGCTCATGATAGTGTGTATTGGCTCGTTAACATCTCTACCCTGAGAGACTACTTTCTTTCGTAAGTCACTGTCGGTAACGATACCGATGGGTTGTCCTTGCGTGTTTAAAAATATCAGAGAGCTTGCGTGTTGTTCTGTCATAAGGCAGGCTGCTTCTTTTATAGATATATTGTCCTTTGCTGTGAATAAACTCCTCATTGCTATATCTCCCACCTTAGTAGTAAAGAGGATTTTCTCGCCGCAGCCGTAGCTAAAATCTTTCTTGGTGCCCTCCTTTACAGCATCATTTATGACAGGACTCAAAAAAGACTTAGAAAACAGTGTCCTTACCTCTTCATCTGTGTCAATGAGTTTTTTTATCTCATCTTTTCTTAACAGATAACAGATGGTGTCCTCAATAGCAGTAACATCAGCCCATGGGATGTCTTCGCCAAAAAGCGACAAATATCCTATTACATCGCCCTCACCCTTATAGTCAACAAGTATCTCTTCATTTTCGCTATAAAGCGATCTTTTTACACCTCCTTTTCTTATAACAAACAGATAATCAACGTTTGTATCACCCTTTCTGACAATTACCGTACCTTTGGGGTAAAACTCTGACGCCATACCCTTGATGGTGTCGGTCAGTACCCTTTCACTAAGAAACTGAAAGGGCGGCACCCTATGCAGAAACTGAACCACCTCTTCTAAAATCATAAAGATGTAACCCCAACTTTAGTAAATATGGTTTGTATATGCAGCCATAGAACTAAAATGTTCTCTTTGGTTTCATGTAATTATTCCACTTTTTATCAACTGCAAATGATTTTAGTTGATTTTGATTGATTTTGACAATAACAAGTTCATGTTTGGGTAAAAAACACACTTGAAAATAGTATAAGACTTAGTATATACTTTAGTGTTGCCGTATGGGACTATTAGAAGAAAAAGTTGCTCCCCGCTTAAAGGACAAAGAACGGAAGGTTCTGATTCTTGGCCTTCCAAACAGCGGAAAAACTCAGATTTATAATAATCTGACGGGCACGTACAATCTTGTCGCTAACTACCACCACACAACTATTGACGTCAACAGGGCATACTATGAGCACGGAGGGCTGTTGTATGAACTCTACGATGTGCCCGGTCTATATTGCCTGTATGCTAATTCTGAGGAGGAGCTTTTAGTCAGAAATCTGATATTTTCCGAAGAGCCCGATGTTCTGCTCTTTTGCCTTGACGCTAATCTCCTTAAACAATCCCTGATGCTTGGCATAGAGCTGATGGAGCTTGGAATACCAATGGTTATAGCGCTTAATGCTATTGATGAGACCTCAAAAAAAGGGATTTGGATTGATACCGCCGTTCTTTCCTCTACACTTGGGGTTCCGGTTGTAGAATCCATCGCAATCAGAGGGATTGGGACAAGAAAGTTAAAACATGCTATAGAAAGAGCGAAGGCGCCAAAGGCGGCAATTTACTACGGAGACATTGTTGAGGCAGGGGTTGCAAAGGTAATTCAAGACTTGCCCGAGGATTTTCCCTTTAAACGCAAAACAGCAATGCTCCTGCTTCTTAATGACAAGTTCTTAGAAAACGACCTGATTTCGGCATCCGGTGAAGACCAATATGCTGAAATCAAAAAAAATATATCCGATATAACCTCTCAATTTGTAGGCAGCATAGGGAAAATAGTTTATTTCAAACGCTCGGAGTGGGTTGACCAACTTTCAGATAAAATAGTGAAAACCCAGCAGTTTGACCAAAGAAGTATGGCTAAGACGTTTGCCCAGATGAGCAGGAGTGTGGTAACAGGGATTCCTATTTTCTGTATGATAATTTTAATCACTTATTTTTTAGTGGTTAATGTGGCAAATGAAATATCAACTTTGATGGAGACATATTTGTGGACGCCGGTTATGACCAGGCTTAGCACTCTGATAGTATCGCCGTTTTGGAGAGATTTTCTGCTGGGTAGTCATGGGCTGCTTTCTCTGGGATTAGGTGGCGCTATCTTAACAGTGCTTCCGATATTATCTGTGTTTTTTGTTGTCTTTAACGTTTTAGAGGATATGGGATATGTGCCAAATTTAACGGTTCTAACCCGGCGGCTCTTTACTAAAGTCGGTTTAAGCGGATACTCTATAATGCCTATTGTGCTTGGGTTTGGCTGTAAGACAATGGCTACGTTTACAACAAGAACAATCAACTCTGACAAGGAAAAATATATCGCCATCTTTTTAATAGCGTTTGCGCTCCCGTGTGCTCCGCAGATAGGGCTTAGTATGGGAATGCTTGGCAAGGTAGGGTTTAAGGCATTTTTAATAGTGTCCTCAGTGCTGCTTATAACGGAAATTACGGCAGGTGTTTTACTTAATATCATAATGAGAGATGATACTAAAAATACGTATCTTCAGGCTCTTCCTGCTATAAGAATCCCCAATGTGTTTGCTGTATTAAAGAAGACCTACTACCGGCTCTATATGTTTTTAAAAGAGGCGCTGCCTATCTTTCTTCTGTCAGCGGTGTTTCTTTTTACGCTTGAAAGACTTGGGTTTCTTAAGATAGCCAAAGTGTTTTTAGCTCCGCTTATAAATAACTTCTTAGGGCTTCCAAATGAAATGGTGGATGTGCTGATTTTAGTATTGGCACGGCGCGAGGCAGCAGCAGCCGTAATTATGGACATGGTAAACAAAGGCGGGCTTAATTTTAATCAAGCCGTAGTGAGCGTAACACTCACTACAATGTTTGTACCGTGTTTTGCCAATCTGGGTGCTATGATAAAAGAAATGGGCTTAAGGAGAGCCTTAACGATGGCATTTCTTATAACAGCCTCGTCTCTTGTAATATCTGGAGCGTTAAACAAGATTTTATTGTTTTTCAATCACGCATGAGAGTGATAGAAAGGGGGATATGTCAATGAATAATAATTGCACAGAGGTGGATGAGTATCTGGAGAGTCTGTGGTACATAAACGAAAGAGGTCAGGGAGCCGTATCTGATATTTGTGAGCACACGGTTGGAGGGTTAGAAGACGACTCGCGTGGTGGACTTAGTGATGAGGTAATAGAAAAATTAGTCTCGGATAATCTTGTGGAAATTGACAGCACCGGCAAAATTAAAGGGCTGACCCCCAAAGGATTAGAGAGGGCACGGCAAATAGTGCGCGCTCACAGACTTGCCGAGCGGCTCCTTTACGACGTCATGGGTAAAAACATAGAGGACGGTGCTTGTGAGTTTGAACACATTGTGACGATGGAGCTTGTTGACAGTATTTGCACGCTCCTGGGGCACCCTAAGGAGTGTCCTCATGGGCTTCCGATACCGCAGGGCAGGTGTTGTGAGCTTTCTACAAAGTCGGTTAACAGCTCGGTAATTCATCTTGATGAGCTGGATATTGGTAAGTATGCCCGCATTGCTTATGTTAACTGCCCTAACGACCAACTGATACACAGGCTGAACGGACTTAGCATCCGCCCTGGCGTTACAGTTAAGCTGCATCAGAACTATCCAACGTTTGTAATAGAGTGCGAGGGAATGCACATAGCGCTGGATAATGAATTGGCTGAAAACATCTGTGTCTGGCGTGAAAGTGAATTTGCTAACGACCCTACGGCTCCCGATAAAGCTGTGAAGCGCAGATTTCCATTTCTGCGCAGACTTAGAAAATAAATGTGACAATATGTCACATGATTTAAACCCATTATACATGATTTTGAAAGAGGAGTTTTCCAGCCGGAGCGACGTATGGGTAGTTGGCGGCACGGTCAGAGATATTCTTATGGGCTTAGAACAACGGGATATTGACATTGCCATTCCAGGAGAAAATCCGTACGCTGAGGCAGGAAAATTTGCCGATAAAATCAAGGGGACTTTTGTTAAACTCAATGATAAATTTAAAACCGTCAGGGTCGTTAAGGGCAGCTATTATT
Coding sequences:
- a CDS encoding cyclic nucleotide-binding/CBS domain-containing protein, whose translation is MILEEVVQFLHRVPPFQFLSERVLTDTIKGMASEFYPKGTVIVRKGDTNVDYLFVIRKGGVKRSLYSENEEILVDYKGEGDVIGYLSLFGEDIPWADVTAIEDTICYLLRKDEIKKLIDTDEEVRTLFSKSFLSPVINDAVKEGTKKDFSYGCGEKILFTTKVGDIAMRSLFTAKDNISIKEAACLMTEQHASSLIFLNTQGQPIGIVTDSDLRKKVVSQGRDVNEPIHTIMSRSLISSDAGEYCYEAILKMIRYNIHHLLVMKERRLWGILTNHNLMLLQGTSPLAIVKDIEAQSSVSGLIPVSGKINSIYSILLSEGASGGNVMRIITEINDRLVRKVIKIAEKELGLPPVPFVWIGFGSEGRKEQTFKTDQDNAIIYYDPVDENEAQAAKNYFSGFSVFIRDSLLKVGFSPCPANYMASNPVWCQPLKTWKKYIASWTATPTPEAVLNTVTLFDSRAIYGDENLLTAFRNHLQSHIAGNRLLLGGVASLSIRNAPPIGFLKTFVVEKSGEHKDKLNLKVKALAPIVDIARLFSLEKGISATSTIERIELLSDYNSIVKEYAEELIHAFEFIIMLRVQHQYEKIRNGLQPDNFIRPDKLTNLQKRTIKEAFQIISKVQHLVIDIYREMIW
- a CDS encoding ferrous iron transporter B, with product MGLLEEKVAPRLKDKERKVLILGLPNSGKTQIYNNLTGTYNLVANYHHTTIDVNRAYYEHGGLLYELYDVPGLYCLYANSEEELLVRNLIFSEEPDVLLFCLDANLLKQSLMLGIELMELGIPMVIALNAIDETSKKGIWIDTAVLSSTLGVPVVESIAIRGIGTRKLKHAIERAKAPKAAIYYGDIVEAGVAKVIQDLPEDFPFKRKTAMLLLLNDKFLENDLISASGEDQYAEIKKNISDITSQFVGSIGKIVYFKRSEWVDQLSDKIVKTQQFDQRSMAKTFAQMSRSVVTGIPIFCMIILITYFLVVNVANEISTLMETYLWTPVMTRLSTLIVSPFWRDFLLGSHGLLSLGLGGAILTVLPILSVFFVVFNVLEDMGYVPNLTVLTRRLFTKVGLSGYSIMPIVLGFGCKTMATFTTRTINSDKEKYIAIFLIAFALPCAPQIGLSMGMLGKVGFKAFLIVSSVLLITEITAGVLLNIIMRDDTKNTYLQALPAIRIPNVFAVLKKTYYRLYMFLKEALPIFLLSAVFLFTLERLGFLKIAKVFLAPLINNFLGLPNEMVDVLILVLARREAAAAVIMDMVNKGGLNFNQAVVSVTLTTMFVPCFANLGAMIKEMGLRRALTMAFLITASSLVISGALNKILLFFNHA
- a CDS encoding metal-dependent transcriptional regulator gives rise to the protein MNNNCTEVDEYLESLWYINERGQGAVSDICEHTVGGLEDDSRGGLSDEVIEKLVSDNLVEIDSTGKIKGLTPKGLERARQIVRAHRLAERLLYDVMGKNIEDGACEFEHIVTMELVDSICTLLGHPKECPHGLPIPQGRCCELSTKSVNSSVIHLDELDIGKYARIAYVNCPNDQLIHRLNGLSIRPGVTVKLHQNYPTFVIECEGMHIALDNELAENICVWRESEFANDPTAPDKAVKRRFPFLRRLRK